One genomic region from Clarias gariepinus isolate MV-2021 ecotype Netherlands chromosome 22, CGAR_prim_01v2, whole genome shotgun sequence encodes:
- the krt5 gene encoding keratin, type II cytoskeletal 5, whose amino-acid sequence MDYKCCTAPQRRHSEGPSSLSSPSPLHLHILSPAAMSISFQSSTMSSRGGGGASFGGGSFGSSGGGGFVRRNFSSQSYSAPSSSRMSYGASFRHGGAGIGFGAGGGGGIVASSGFSLGSSAGSYGGGYGGLGAGSAFGAGASFGGGAGLGGGAGFGGGTGFGGGAGFALGRGGGGGGGFAGFIPPTITAVTVNPGLLTPLKLEIDPNIQLVRTQEKEEIKTLNNRFASFIDKVRFLEQQNKMLETKWSLLQEQTTSRSNIDAMFEAYIANLRRQLDGLGNEKIKLEGELKNMQGLVEDFKNKYEDEINKRATAENEFVVLKKDVDAAYMQKIELEAKVDALQDEINFLRAVYDAELQELQGQIKDTSVVVEMDNSRNLDMDAIVSEVRAQYEDIANRSRAEAESWYKAKFEEMRVSAGTHGDDIRNTKTEIAELNRMITRLQNEIEAVKGQRASLESQIAEAEERGELAVNDAKQRIKELEEALQRAKQDMARQVREYQELMNVKLALDIEIATYKKLLEGEEIRIATGGGKTTVHIQDTSISGGSGGGYGGGYGGGYGGGGYGVGGGSGGGFGSGLGYGGGAGLSLGGGGGGGSFGLSSGLALGSGGGGGGAFGSHSGYSLSGAGGSGYSISRASTISSSRY is encoded by the exons ATGGACTATAAATGCTGCACAGCTCCACAGAGAAGGCACTCAGAGGGACCATCCTCGCTCTCTAGCCCTAGCCCTCTCCACCTTCACATTCTCTCACCAGCAGCCATGAGCATCAGTTTCCAGAGCTCCACAATGTCTTCCAGGGGAGGCGGTGGAGCTAGCTTTGGAGGTGGCAGCTTTGGAAGTAGCGGTGGAGGTGGATTTGTGAGGAGGAACTTCTCCAGCCAGTCCTATAGTGCACCCAGCTCCTCCAGAATGAGCTATGGTGCTAGCTTCCGCCATGGTGGTGCTGGTATAGGCTttggtgctggtggtggtggcggCATTGTTGCTAGCTCAGGCTTCAGTCTGGGCAGCAGTGCGGGATCCTATGGAGGAGGCTATGGTGGCTTAGGTGCAGGTAGCGCCTTTGGTGCAGGTGCTAGTTTTGGTGGAGGTGCTGGTCTTGGTGGAGGTGCTGGTTTTGGTGGAGGTACTGGTTTTGGTGGAGGTGCTGGTTTTGCTCttggaagaggaggaggaggaggaggaggatttgCTGGTTTTATTCCACCCACAATCACTGCTGTCACAGTCAACCCAGGCCTCCTTACTCCACTAAAATTAGAGATTGACCCCAACATCCAACTCGTTCGCACCCAAGAGAAAGAGGAGATCAAGACACTCAACAACCGCTTTGCCTCCTTCATTGACAAG GTGCGTTTCCTAGAGCAACAGAACAAGATGTTGGAGACCAAGTGGAGCCTCCTTCAGGAACAGACCACGTCACGCTCAAACATTGATGCAATGTTCGAGGCTTACATTGCTAATCTGCGCAGACAACTGGATGGCCTTGGAAATGAGAAAATTAAGCTGGAGGGAGAGCTGAAAAACATGCAGGGTTTGGTAGAGGACTTCAAAAACAA ATATGAAGATGAAATCAACAAGCGTGCTACCGCAGAGAATGAATTTGTTGTCCTTAAGAAG GATGTTGATGCAGCCTACATGCAGAAGATTGAGCTTGAAGCTAAAGTTGATGCACTTCAGGATGAGATCAACTTTCTCAGGGCTGTCTACGACGCG GAGCTGCAGGAGCTTCAAGGACAGATCAAGGACACATCAGTTGTTGTCGAGATGGACAACAGTCGCAACCTGGACATGGATGCCATTGTATCTGAGGTCCGTGCTCAGTATGAGGACATCGCCAATCGCAGTCGGGCTGAGGCTGAATCATGGTACAAGGCGAAA TTTGAGGAAATGAGGGTGTCTGCTGGCACCCATGGTGATGACATACGTAACACCAAGACTGAGATTGCAGAGCTCAACCGCATGATCACACGACTCCAGAATGAAATTGAGGCAGTCAAGGGACAG CGGGCCAGCCTGGAGTCACAGATTGCAGAGGCTGAGGAACGAGGTGAATTGGCAGTAAATGATGCCAAACAACGTATTAAGGAACTAGAAGAAGCCCTGCAGAGAGCTAAGCAGGACATGGCACGACAAGTGCGTGAATACCAGGAGCTGATGAATGTCAAACTGGCTCTGGACATTGAGATCGCCACTTACAAGAAACTCCTGGAAGGAGAAGAGAttag GATTGCAACTGGTGGTGGAAAGACAACAGTCCATATTCAGGACACTTCCATTAGTGGTg gatCTGGCGGTGGTTACGGCGGTGGTTACGGTGGTGGTTACGGCGGTGGTGGTTACGGCGTTGGTGGCGGCAGTGGTGGCggattcggcagtggactgggctACGGCGGGGGAGCTGGCCTTAGTTTgggaggaggtggtggtggtggcagcTTTGGGCTTAGTAGTGGCCTGGCCCttggtagtggtggtggtggtggaggagcATTTGGATCTCACTCTGGATACAGTTTAAGTGGAGCCGGCGGTAGTGGATATTCCATATCTCGTGCCTCCACGATATCTTCCTCCCGCTACTAA
- the zgc:171775 gene encoding STKc_p38 domain-containing protein has protein sequence MASPLRAGFHRMEVQKTSWEIPDRYTTLNPVGSGAYGTVCSAIDQKTKEKVAIKKLYRPFQSLIHAKRSYRELRLLRHIQHDNVICLLDVFTPDSSLDKFQTFYLVMPFVAQDLGHIMKRRRLTDKVIVYLFYQLFRGLKYIHSAGIIHRDLKPSNLAVDENCELKILDFGLARHAEMEMTGYVVTRWYRAPEVIFNWMHYTQTVDIWSAGCILAEMITGEVLFPGNDSMDQLNMILHLTGTPHSSLVQKMQSKDARSYVQSLPVQKKKVLRDVFPSMDLKALDLLEKTLMLDPEARLTAKDGLSHSYLSEFHDPENEPESPPYDDSFESLELAVSEWKSLIHMEIMTFDPENPRQTAM, from the exons atggCTTCCCCGCTGAGAGCGGGCTTCCACCGGATGGAGGTCCAGAAAACCTCATGGGAAATCCCGGACCGATACACAACATTGAATCCGGTCGGCTCTGGGGCATATGGGACAGTATG CTCTGCTATTGACCAGAAAACGAAGGAGAAGGTGGCCATTAAAAAGCTTTACAGACCATTCCAGTCTCTGATCCACGCCAAGCGGTCCTACAGAGAGCTCCGACTGTTGCGTCACATTCAACATGACAAC GTGATCTGCCTTCTGGATGTTTTCACGCCTGACTCCTCACTGGATAAATTCCAGACTTT ctACTTGGTAATGCCTTTTGTGGCTCAGGACCTTGGCCACATAATGAAGAGGCGAAGGCTCACTGACAAAGTCATCGTCTATTTATTCTACCAGTTATTTAGAGGGCTGAAG TATATTCACTCTGCTGGAATCATTCATCGG GATCTGAAGCCAAGCAATCTTGCTGTTGATGAAAACTGTGAGCTAAAG ATATTGGACTTTGGATTGGCGAGACATGCAGAGATGGAGATGACTGGATATGTTGTAACTCGGTGGTACAGAGCTCCTGAAGTCATTTTCAACTGGATGCATTATACTCAGACAG TTGACATATGGTCTGCTGGTTGCATTCTGGCTGAGATGATCACCGGTGAAGTGCTTTTCCCAGGAAATGATa GTATGGACCAGCTAAACATGATCCTCCATCTGACGGGAACACCACACTCATCACTGGTGCAGAAGATGCAGAGCAAAGAT GCAAGGTCATACGTACAGTCTCTCCCAgtccagaaaaaaaaggttctcaGAGATGTCTTCCCATCCATGGATTTAAAAG CTCTTGATCTGCTTGAGAAGACTCTTATGTTGGACCCTGAAGCCAGATTGACAGCTAAAGACGGACTGTCTCATTCCTATCTCTCTGAGTTTCACGACCCAGAAAATGAACCTGAGTCCCCTCCTTATGATGACTCATTTGAAAGTCTGGAGCTGGCTGTGAGCGAGTGGAAGA GTCTTATACACATGGAAATAATGACATTTGACCCTGAAAATCCGAGACAAACTGCAATGTAA